In Neisseria animalis, a single window of DNA contains:
- the atpE gene encoding F0F1 ATP synthase subunit C, with protein sequence MGLIAIACGLIVALGALGASIGIAMVGSKYLESSARQPELIGPLQTKLFLIAGLIDAAFLIGVAIALLFAFVNPFAG encoded by the coding sequence ATGGGTTTGATTGCTATCGCTTGTGGTCTGATTGTAGCCTTGGGTGCTTTGGGTGCTTCTATCGGTATCGCCATGGTTGGTTCTAAATATTTGGAATCTTCTGCACGTCAGCCTGAACTGATTGGCCCGCTGCAAACCAAACTGTTCCTGATTGCCGGTCTGATTGATGCCGCATTCTTGATTGGTGTGGCTATTGCTCTGCTGTTCGCCTTTGTTAACCCGTTTGCAGGCTAA
- the atpB gene encoding F0F1 ATP synthase subunit A: MAGESMTAADYIKHHLQSLTSLSDVTQGQGLKNIADFSFINLDAIFFAVVLGVLGSFLLWRGAKAATSGVPGRFQAAVEILYEFVDDMCKSIVHNEQSRKAVAPLGLTLFVWIFLMNAMDLLPVDLLPWIWQQMTGNHHALLRVVPTADLNTTLALAIGVLIICIYYNIKIKGFGGWMHEMFSAPFGGKLAPANFLLNLVEFLSKTVSHGMRLFGNMYAGELVFLLIALLGGAWAASGSVGVMDPILFVFHILAGLAWAIFHILVITLQAFIFMALAFVYIGQAHDAH, encoded by the coding sequence ATGGCAGGTGAATCAATGACCGCTGCCGACTACATCAAGCACCACTTGCAGAGCTTGACCAGTTTGTCGGACGTTACTCAAGGCCAAGGCCTGAAAAATATTGCTGACTTCTCGTTCATCAACCTCGATGCAATTTTCTTTGCTGTGGTGCTGGGTGTGTTGGGCAGCTTTTTGTTGTGGCGTGGTGCCAAAGCCGCTACCTCGGGTGTTCCGGGTCGTTTTCAGGCTGCTGTGGAAATCCTCTATGAATTTGTGGACGATATGTGTAAGAGTATCGTGCATAACGAGCAGTCGCGCAAAGCGGTTGCACCGCTGGGTCTGACGCTGTTTGTGTGGATTTTCCTGATGAACGCGATGGACTTGCTGCCGGTAGATTTGCTGCCGTGGATTTGGCAACAGATGACAGGCAACCATCATGCCTTGTTGCGTGTTGTTCCGACTGCGGATTTGAACACGACTCTGGCATTGGCAATCGGCGTTCTGATTATCTGTATTTACTACAACATCAAAATCAAAGGTTTCGGCGGCTGGATGCATGAAATGTTCAGCGCCCCGTTTGGTGGCAAGTTGGCACCGGCCAACTTTCTGTTGAACTTGGTGGAGTTTCTGTCTAAAACCGTATCGCACGGTATGCGGTTGTTCGGCAATATGTATGCCGGCGAACTGGTGTTCTTGCTGATTGCTCTGTTGGGCGGTGCTTGGGCAGCTTCGGGCAGTGTGGGTGTGATGGATCCGATTTTGTTCGTATTCCACATCCTTGCAGGTTTGGCTTGGGCAATTTTCCATATCTTGGTTATTACCCTGCAGGCCTTCATCTTCATGGCATTGGCGTTTGTCTATATCGGTCAGGCGCATGACGCGCACTAG
- a CDS encoding ATP synthase subunit I, with the protein MTRILISQAGVLFAISILSALFAGGRGFWSALAGGLTYLIPTLIAVLLLKLFKNNPYLRSRMMVVGEVLKITLSLVLMLAVFAVWHDSLAFLPFFCGLLGVSHLVFLVLLRVKDYGR; encoded by the coding sequence ATGACGCGGATTTTAATTTCCCAAGCCGGTGTTCTGTTCGCCATTTCCATTTTGAGTGCCTTGTTTGCCGGAGGGCGGGGCTTTTGGTCTGCTCTGGCAGGCGGCTTAACCTATCTTATTCCTACCCTTATAGCAGTTTTACTTTTAAAACTTTTCAAAAACAATCCGTACCTGCGAAGCAGAATGATGGTCGTCGGAGAAGTTTTAAAAATAACGCTGTCGCTGGTGTTGATGCTGGCCGTGTTTGCGGTTTGGCATGATTCACTGGCATTCCTACCGTTTTTCTGCGGATTATTAGGGGTCAGCCATCTGGTTTTTTTAGTATTGTTGAGAGTTAAAGATTATGGCAGGTGA
- a CDS encoding ParB/RepB/Spo0J family partition protein, producing the protein MAKARGGLGRGLDSLISNGVDNSSSDRLTTVAIADIQPGRYQARVQMDDAALQELADSIRAQGVIQPVIVREHGLSQYELIAGERRWRASQLAGLTEIPVVVKTISDETALAMGLIENLQRENLNPIEEAQGLKRLADEFGLTHETIAKAVGKSRSAISNSLRLLSLPEPVQEMLYQRHLEMGHARALLTLPVVEQLELAQKAVKNGWSVREVERRSQLAQLAKQPEEKKTVSPDIRRLNDVLTEKLGVNAEVKTTNQKKGKIVLHFDTPETFDYLLKQLGIDYQA; encoded by the coding sequence ATGGCAAAAGCAAGAGGCGGTTTGGGCCGCGGTTTGGACTCTCTGATTTCCAACGGCGTGGACAACAGCAGCAGCGATCGGCTGACAACAGTAGCCATTGCGGACATTCAACCCGGCCGCTATCAGGCGCGGGTGCAGATGGACGATGCCGCATTGCAGGAGCTGGCGGATTCGATTAGGGCGCAAGGCGTTATCCAGCCGGTTATCGTTCGGGAACACGGCTTGTCGCAATACGAGCTGATTGCCGGAGAACGTCGCTGGCGCGCGTCCCAGTTGGCCGGATTGACCGAGATTCCCGTGGTGGTCAAAACCATCAGTGATGAAACCGCGTTGGCGATGGGCCTGATTGAAAACCTCCAGCGTGAAAACCTGAATCCGATCGAAGAAGCGCAAGGGTTAAAGCGTTTGGCAGACGAATTCGGATTGACGCATGAAACCATTGCAAAGGCCGTCGGTAAAAGCCGCAGTGCGATTTCCAACAGCCTGCGCCTGCTGAGCCTGCCCGAGCCTGTGCAGGAAATGCTGTACCAGCGCCATCTGGAAATGGGACACGCGCGCGCATTGCTGACCCTGCCGGTGGTGGAGCAGCTCGAATTGGCGCAAAAAGCAGTCAAAAACGGCTGGTCCGTGCGGGAAGTGGAACGCAGAAGTCAGTTGGCCCAGTTGGCAAAACAGCCGGAAGAAAAGAAAACCGTCAGCCCCGATATTCGTCGTTTGAATGATGTGCTGACCGAAAAACTGGGTGTGAATGCCGAAGTCAAAACCACTAATCAGAAAAAAGGCAAAATCGTACTGCATTTTGATACGCCGGAGACTTTCGATTACCTGCTCAAGCAGTTGGGCATCGATTATCAAGCGTGA
- a CDS encoding UbiX family flavin prenyltransferase, with protein MTKRIIIGISGASGFQYGYEALRLLHRIGGIETHLVVSKGAEMTRALETPYSKEAVCTLADVVHSVGNLGAAVASGSFKTMGMLVAPCSMRSLAAIANGYGDNLLTRAADVVLKERRRLVLMVRETPLNLAHLDNMRRVTEMGGIIFPPVPAFYHKPQSVEEIVTHSVGRALELFDIDIPHLPHWGLHGKTETSTEIG; from the coding sequence ATGACAAAACGCATCATCATCGGCATCAGCGGCGCCAGCGGTTTCCAATACGGTTACGAAGCCTTGCGCCTGCTGCACCGTATCGGCGGTATTGAAACGCATTTGGTGGTTTCCAAAGGTGCGGAAATGACCCGCGCCTTGGAAACGCCGTACAGCAAAGAGGCCGTCTGCACTTTGGCCGATGTCGTCCATTCCGTCGGCAACTTGGGCGCGGCGGTGGCCAGCGGTTCGTTTAAAACCATGGGTATGTTGGTCGCGCCCTGCTCCATGCGTTCTCTGGCGGCGATTGCCAACGGCTACGGCGACAATCTGCTGACCCGCGCCGCCGATGTCGTACTGAAAGAACGCCGCCGTTTGGTATTGATGGTGCGCGAAACCCCGCTGAATTTGGCACATCTCGACAATATGCGCCGCGTTACCGAAATGGGCGGCATCATTTTTCCGCCCGTTCCCGCGTTTTACCACAAGCCGCAAAGTGTAGAAGAAATTGTTACCCACAGCGTCGGCCGTGCTTTGGAGCTGTTTGACATCGACATTCCGCACCTGCCGCACTGGGGGCTGCACGGCAAAACGGAAACCAGCACCGAAATCGGCTGA
- a CDS encoding S49 family peptidase yields the protein MSYKIRSENESQPAGTDSPQWERDTLREVLLEVYKDRRRARFWRNLWRVVGFLAFLAFLIGVNSGSKGSLQTAGAHTAVIELSGTIGGGYDDQVKMLRDSMKAAYESGNAKAIIIRANSPGGSPVVSNTAFNEIRLLKAKYPKVPVYVVAEDMCASGCYYIAAAADKIYADPSSIIGSIGVIGGSFDVTELMEKVGVKRRLKTAGSNKGMGDPFTPETPEQTRIWETMLGDIHGEFIKAVKTGRGERLKDKENPDVFSGRIYTGLEAKEIGLIDDFGNIYSVSRDVVKAPELVDYTPKDELGRLLSRRLGAEIKSVLESVAARIW from the coding sequence ATGTCATACAAAATCCGCAGCGAAAATGAAAGCCAACCGGCAGGTACCGACAGTCCGCAATGGGAGCGGGATACCTTGCGCGAGGTGCTGCTTGAAGTTTATAAAGACCGCCGCCGCGCACGCTTTTGGCGTAATCTTTGGCGCGTGGTCGGCTTTTTGGCGTTTCTGGCGTTTTTGATCGGCGTAAACAGCGGCAGTAAAGGCAGTTTGCAGACGGCAGGCGCGCATACGGCGGTGATCGAGTTGAGCGGCACCATCGGCGGCGGCTATGACGACCAAGTGAAAATGTTGCGCGACAGCATGAAGGCGGCGTATGAAAGCGGCAATGCCAAGGCGATTATTATCCGTGCCAACAGCCCGGGAGGTTCGCCGGTGGTATCCAATACTGCGTTCAACGAAATCCGCTTGCTGAAAGCGAAGTATCCGAAAGTGCCGGTGTATGTGGTGGCGGAAGATATGTGTGCTTCGGGCTGCTATTATATTGCGGCGGCGGCAGACAAGATTTACGCCGACCCTTCCAGTATCATCGGCAGTATCGGCGTGATTGGTGGCAGTTTCGATGTAACGGAGCTGATGGAGAAAGTCGGGGTGAAACGCCGTCTGAAAACTGCCGGCAGCAATAAAGGCATGGGCGATCCGTTTACGCCGGAAACGCCGGAGCAGACCCGTATTTGGGAAACCATGCTCGGAGATATTCACGGCGAGTTTATCAAAGCGGTGAAAACCGGCAGGGGTGAGCGCTTGAAAGACAAGGAAAATCCTGATGTGTTCAGCGGCAGAATCTATACGGGTTTGGAAGCGAAAGAGATTGGTTTGATTGATGATTTCGGCAATATTTACAGCGTATCGCGCGATGTGGTCAAAGCGCCGGAGTTGGTGGATTATACGCCGAAAGATGAGCTGGGCAGGCTGTTGAGCCGCCGTTTGGGTGCGGAAATCAAGTCTGTATTGGAATCGGTTGCCGCCCGCATTTGGTAA
- the pdxA gene encoding 4-hydroxythreonine-4-phosphate dehydrogenase PdxA has product MGFPVFAVTSGEPAGIGPDICLDLAFAGLPCRTVVLGDKELLGERARQLGKKIKLLDFDPERPSAYSAAAGELEVLHIPLRAPCEAGQLNPANAAYVLELLDTAYRGIADGIFEAMITAPLHKGVINDGLPEDGFFSGHTEYLAEKSGTEQVVMMLAGGGLRVALVTTHLPLKDVAAAVNRPLVESVVRILYADLRDKFGIAKPVILMAGLNPHAGEGGHLGHEEIDVLMPALAGLREEGIDVRGPYPADTLFQPFMLKDADAVLAMYHDQGLPVLKYASFGKGVNVTLGLPFVRTSVDHGTALDLAATGRADSGSLKVAVETALAMTANRSHTGA; this is encoded by the coding sequence ATGGGTTTTCCTGTTTTTGCGGTAACTTCCGGCGAGCCTGCGGGCATCGGGCCGGATATTTGTTTGGATTTGGCGTTTGCCGGACTGCCGTGCCGCACGGTGGTGCTGGGGGACAAGGAATTGTTGGGCGAGCGTGCGCGGCAGTTGGGCAAGAAGATAAAACTGTTGGATTTCGACCCGGAAAGGCCGTCTGCATATTCGGCGGCTGCGGGGGAATTGGAAGTGCTGCATATTCCGTTGCGCGCGCCTTGCGAAGCGGGGCAGCTGAACCCTGCCAATGCGGCTTATGTGTTGGAGTTGCTGGACACGGCGTATCGCGGTATTGCAGACGGCATTTTTGAAGCAATGATTACGGCACCGCTGCATAAAGGAGTCATCAACGATGGCTTGCCGGAGGACGGTTTTTTCAGCGGACACACCGAATATCTGGCGGAAAAGAGCGGTACAGAACAAGTGGTGATGATGCTGGCGGGCGGCGGTTTGCGCGTGGCCTTGGTGACGACGCACCTGCCTTTGAAAGACGTTGCCGCGGCGGTGAACCGGCCGTTGGTGGAGTCGGTTGTACGGATTTTGTATGCGGATTTACGGGATAAATTCGGTATCGCAAAGCCGGTTATTTTGATGGCGGGTTTGAATCCTCATGCCGGAGAGGGCGGACATTTGGGGCATGAAGAGATAGACGTGCTGATGCCCGCTCTGGCCGGTCTGAGGGAAGAGGGGATAGATGTACGCGGCCCGTATCCTGCCGATACGCTGTTTCAGCCGTTTATGCTGAAAGACGCGGACGCGGTGTTGGCGATGTATCACGATCAAGGCTTGCCGGTATTGAAATATGCTTCGTTCGGCAAGGGTGTGAATGTGACGCTGGGACTGCCATTTGTGCGGACTTCGGTCGATCACGGCACAGCATTGGATTTGGCGGCAACGGGCAGGGCGGATTCGGGCAGCTTGAAAGTGGCGGTGGAGACGGCGTTGGCGATGACGGCAAACCGCAGCCATACGGGTGCTTGA